Proteins encoded by one window of Methanobacterium sp. CWC-01:
- a CDS encoding lactaldehyde dehydrogenase: MKMLINGKLEDKNNNIPVINPFNNELVDKVPLGNVEDVKGAILAANRACKLMDEMSSRKLSRILTDVHQELRENKEDMARLITLETGKTIRDSRMEMQRTLETLQLSAEECKRIYGETVPMDAAIAGKSVFGFTLKIPLGVVAAITPFNYPVNLAIHKLAPALAAKNSVVLKPSLTAPLAAMKLAEIMGYHLPPGAVNCVTGKSSVIGDELVTSTLINKISFTGSVPTGLSIAQKAGLKKLTLELGGNDPLVILEDADLDAAVSATVAGSYLNAGQVCIAVKRIIIQDQVADDFLEDLIRKTEKLKVGNPLDPKTDMGPLIDEQAALTVQNKVEDAVKEGAQLLCGGQRKGSFYQPTVLDHVQPDMQVVQEETFGPVSPIIRVKTEKEAYKMANYTQYGLQAGVFTQDINRAKRAVKNIEAGSVLVNKQPTFRTDNMPFGGFKMSGMGKEGVKYALEDMTRTKMVVIG; this comes from the coding sequence ATGAAAATGTTGATCAATGGCAAATTAGAGGATAAAAATAATAATATACCTGTTATTAATCCTTTCAACAATGAATTGGTGGATAAAGTTCCCCTGGGAAATGTAGAAGACGTTAAGGGGGCCATTTTAGCCGCTAATCGGGCCTGTAAATTGATGGATGAGATGTCTTCCCGAAAGCTTTCCCGGATACTCACTGACGTACACCAGGAGCTCAGGGAGAATAAGGAAGACATGGCCCGACTGATAACCCTGGAAACCGGAAAGACTATACGAGACTCACGTATGGAAATGCAACGCACTCTGGAGACTCTCCAGCTGTCTGCAGAGGAATGTAAACGAATATATGGAGAAACAGTGCCCATGGACGCGGCTATCGCAGGTAAAAGTGTTTTTGGTTTTACCCTAAAAATTCCATTAGGGGTGGTGGCGGCCATTACTCCCTTTAATTATCCAGTTAATCTGGCCATCCACAAACTGGCACCCGCCCTGGCTGCCAAAAATTCGGTGGTCCTTAAACCATCCCTCACCGCCCCTCTGGCTGCCATGAAACTGGCCGAAATCATGGGGTATCACCTTCCCCCTGGAGCGGTTAACTGTGTAACTGGCAAAAGCAGTGTGATCGGGGACGAATTAGTTACCAGTACCCTGATCAATAAAATATCCTTCACTGGAAGTGTTCCCACCGGATTGTCCATAGCACAGAAAGCTGGTTTGAAAAAGCTTACCCTGGAGCTGGGTGGCAACGATCCCCTGGTGATCCTAGAAGACGCTGATCTGGATGCAGCTGTCTCCGCCACTGTGGCCGGATCCTATCTTAATGCCGGGCAGGTTTGCATAGCCGTTAAGAGGATAATCATACAGGATCAGGTGGCAGATGATTTTTTGGAGGATTTAATTCGAAAAACTGAAAAATTAAAGGTAGGCAATCCCCTGGATCCTAAAACCGACATGGGACCACTCATTGATGAACAGGCTGCTTTAACTGTACAGAATAAAGTGGAAGATGCTGTTAAGGAGGGTGCACAGCTTCTTTGTGGTGGCCAAAGAAAGGGGTCATTCTACCAACCCACCGTCCTGGACCATGTACAACCAGATATGCAGGTAGTCCAGGAAGAAACCTTCGGACCAGTTTCCCCCATTATAAGAGTGAAAACTGAAAAAGAAGCTTATAAAATGGCCAATTATACCCAATATGGTCTACAAGCAGGGGTTTTTACTCAGGATATAAACCGGGCTAAACGTGCGGTGAAAAATATAGAAGCAGGGTCTGTTCTTGTGAATAAACAACCCACCTTCAGGACGGATAACATGCCATTTGGGGGTTTTAAAATGAGTGGTATGGGCAAGGAGGGTGTTAAATATGCGCTTGAAGATATGACCCGCACCAAGATGGTGGTTATCGGATGA
- a CDS encoding class III signal peptide-containing protein, which yields MVNDESGQTGAEMILIIGGIIVIAIIAAIVYRNYLQGLGDEINKTEVQNVTNNIQNLGDTINGT from the coding sequence ATGGTGAATGATGAATCAGGGCAGACTGGAGCAGAAATGATCCTCATTATTGGAGGCATAATAGTTATAGCCATAATTGCCGCCATAGTGTACCGAAATTACCTGCAGGGTCTGGGTGATGAAATTAACAAAACTGAAGTACAAAATGTAACCAATAACATTCAAAATCTAGGCGACACCATAAACGGTACCTAA
- a CDS encoding type II secretion system F family protein, translated as MALIPPPLAPVSETMDRIFPDRYLVKLQETLIRAGMYVKASDLITLLVLVGFGLAVVAFVLFSIFGINPILGILLGLFAPAILIGAWLFFLMERRVDAIENGTPDFLRQIASLLRAGVGIETALEDISKHGKGPLYDELKRTVIEIKIGSTFDESLLSMGERLKSKNLDRTFRMILEGRRVGGSLADVIETVAEDLRAVLSLQRERRANVMMSVMFLVIAAIIAAPFALGMIMTYSSFIEVIGKPNALQDAAMMSATGYIIIHSIIASLLIGIVMYGSAKKGVKYALLLVPAAYAIFYVITLLGPGLLGFS; from the coding sequence ATGGCCTTGATACCCCCCCCACTAGCACCAGTATCTGAGACCATGGACCGAATATTCCCAGATAGGTATCTTGTAAAACTTCAGGAGACACTTATTCGTGCAGGGATGTACGTTAAAGCTTCTGATCTTATAACTTTACTTGTTTTAGTCGGTTTCGGATTAGCAGTAGTTGCATTTGTGTTATTTTCAATTTTTGGAATAAATCCCATTTTAGGAATTCTGTTAGGACTATTTGCTCCTGCTATTCTTATTGGTGCATGGTTGTTCTTCTTAATGGAAAGAAGAGTAGATGCCATTGAAAATGGAACTCCTGATTTTCTAAGGCAGATTGCATCATTATTACGCGCCGGGGTGGGTATTGAGACTGCTTTGGAAGATATCTCTAAACACGGTAAAGGACCACTCTACGATGAGCTTAAACGGACTGTAATCGAAATAAAAATTGGAAGCACTTTTGATGAATCCCTGTTATCGATGGGGGAGCGTCTGAAGTCCAAAAATCTTGATAGAACATTCCGTATGATATTAGAAGGCAGAAGGGTTGGTGGAAGTCTAGCCGATGTAATCGAAACTGTAGCGGAAGACCTGAGAGCAGTTTTATCTCTTCAAAGGGAGCGAAGAGCAAACGTGATGATGTCGGTGATGTTTTTGGTTATAGCCGCCATTATAGCCGCACCTTTTGCATTAGGAATGATTATGACCTATTCTTCATTTATTGAGGTCATAGGAAAACCAAATGCACTGCAAGACGCAGCTATGATGTCCGCCACAGGATATATAATCATACACTCCATCATTGCCAGCTTATTAATTGGTATTGTCATGTATGGAAGTGCCAAGAAGGGAGTGAAATATGCTCTACTCTTAGTACCGGCAGCTTACGCCATATTTTATGTTATAACACTTTTAGGACCCGGATTATTAGGATTTTCATAG
- a CDS encoding M24 family metallopeptidase has translation MEIPEIINQMHEEGIESLLIFKPENITYLSGYWPTSTSIFLLKDDPVLLVPKLDLKEAEETSTIEVDELKSLPKLKKVLPVNLGVEPSLNIATYQKLGGDFEIQVTDLVERSRVIKSDQEISHIQKAINIAEKSLMELEMSGTEEDAAAQLEYLMRQNGSSKPAFDTIMASGRRSSFPHASTSSENIESPLVIDWGAVHNHYASDTSRTLIRTEKEEEIFDIVLEAQNKAIKTIKPGVKASYIDKVARDIITEYGYGESFLHSTGHGVGLEVHEMPSLSSRENKKLESGMVITVEPGIYLEGRFGVRVEDMVLVAKRSKVLNNIDSRLSF, from the coding sequence ATGGAAATTCCTGAAATAATCAACCAGATGCATGAGGAAGGAATAGAATCTCTCCTGATTTTCAAACCAGAAAATATAACTTATCTAAGTGGTTACTGGCCAACCAGCACTTCAATTTTTTTACTTAAAGATGATCCCGTACTCTTGGTTCCTAAATTAGACCTTAAAGAGGCAGAAGAAACATCTACCATTGAGGTTGATGAATTAAAATCTTTACCTAAACTCAAGAAGGTACTTCCGGTTAATCTGGGAGTGGAACCCTCCCTTAACATTGCCACCTACCAGAAGTTGGGTGGAGACTTTGAAATTCAGGTGACGGACTTGGTGGAAAGGTCAAGAGTTATAAAATCAGACCAGGAGATTTCTCATATCCAGAAGGCAATCAACATCGCCGAAAAATCATTAATGGAACTGGAAATGAGTGGTACTGAAGAGGATGCTGCAGCCCAACTGGAATATCTAATGAGACAAAATGGTTCAAGTAAACCAGCCTTTGATACTATTATGGCGTCGGGGCGACGTTCCAGTTTTCCCCATGCATCCACATCCTCAGAAAATATAGAAAGCCCCCTGGTAATTGATTGGGGAGCAGTACATAATCATTATGCTTCAGACACCAGCCGTACCCTGATCCGGACAGAAAAGGAAGAGGAAATTTTTGATATAGTACTTGAAGCCCAAAATAAGGCCATAAAAACCATTAAACCAGGAGTCAAGGCTTCTTATATCGATAAGGTGGCTAGAGATATTATAACTGAATATGGCTATGGTGAAAGTTTCCTTCATTCCACCGGCCACGGGGTGGGTCTGGAGGTTCATGAAATGCCTTCACTGTCATCAAGAGAGAATAAAAAATTGGAATCAGGAATGGTGATCACTGTAGAACCAGGGATCTATCTGGAGGGAAGATTTGGAGTTCGAGTGGAAGATATGGTACTGGTGGCAAAAAGATCTAAAGTCTTGAATAATATAGATTCACGGTTGAGTTTCTAG
- a CDS encoding HIT family protein, with product MNVSCEYCQIEEGYGDLIWETTYWLIFLAPSQRYLGTCVVAQKKGCKDLSGLKKEEWTEFGLIVKRLEETLKTIFNPTLFNWSCFKNATFRQKNPKPEVHWHFIPRYKEEVVFGGLKFKDPDFGYIPQPITRRIPPQVQKNLKKKIETHLINKYPKTSK from the coding sequence ATGAATGTTTCTTGCGAATACTGCCAAATAGAAGAAGGATATGGAGATTTAATATGGGAAACAACCTACTGGCTTATTTTCCTCGCACCCAGTCAGAGATATCTGGGTACCTGCGTAGTTGCCCAAAAGAAAGGTTGTAAAGATCTCTCTGGATTAAAAAAAGAGGAATGGACAGAATTCGGGTTAATTGTGAAAAGACTGGAAGAAACTCTGAAAACCATTTTCAACCCCACGCTCTTCAACTGGAGTTGTTTTAAAAACGCTACTTTTCGCCAAAAGAATCCGAAACCAGAGGTCCACTGGCATTTCATTCCACGCTATAAGGAAGAGGTAGTCTTTGGAGGATTGAAGTTCAAAGACCCGGATTTCGGTTACATTCCCCAGCCCATTACTCGAAGAATACCCCCCCAAGTACAAAAGAATCTTAAAAAGAAGATCGAAACTCATTTAATAAATAAATACCCAAAAACATCAAAATAA
- a CDS encoding site-2 protease family protein, with the protein MLVIAGAFAYIFSGRNLNIFFYLIPVTLVSVGLGFVLHELSHKFVAVHYGFYAEYRMWVQGLILALVTAYFGFVFAAPGAVYIHGEYISREENGKISLAGPMTNVILAFIFMGIAFLFPSPSLIYLMGILGFTVNSFLALFNLIPISVFDGAKVFKWNPVIWGLSAGLSFLMVVYSMLGSLM; encoded by the coding sequence ATGCTGGTGATTGCCGGCGCTTTCGCTTATATATTCAGTGGAAGGAATTTAAATATCTTCTTTTATCTCATACCTGTTACTCTGGTGTCTGTTGGATTGGGGTTCGTTCTTCACGAACTTTCCCATAAATTCGTCGCAGTACATTACGGGTTTTATGCCGAGTATCGGATGTGGGTGCAAGGTTTGATATTAGCCCTGGTGACTGCCTACTTTGGTTTTGTATTCGCAGCACCGGGGGCGGTTTACATTCACGGAGAGTACATATCTAGGGAAGAGAATGGGAAAATTTCCCTGGCAGGGCCCATGACCAACGTAATTTTGGCATTTATTTTCATGGGCATAGCCTTTCTTTTCCCGTCTCCAAGCCTCATATACCTTATGGGGATATTAGGATTCACGGTCAACAGCTTTTTAGCCCTTTTTAACCTCATACCCATCAGTGTGTTTGACGGTGCCAAGGTTTTTAAATGGAACCCAGTTATTTGGGGCCTTTCAGCAGGATTATCCTTTTTAATGGTCGTTTATTCCATGTTAGGAAGTTTAATGTAG
- a CDS encoding YcaO-related McrA-glycine thioamidation protein, with the protein MFREIPVTYFGCTHRAVNPEKTISKVEGKLKFAGVTRIAEITHLDRVGIPVYSAIRPGAAEGAVSIYAGKGATKIQAKASAMMEAFERYSAEFQASDKVNIVSKVYEPGECLDPRSLIIPRRISDPHSEKIEWIPALDAKTDKKQLIPANAVYHPYQPRDGVHLFKSNTNGLASGNVLEEAVFHGLMEVVERDAWSIFEARKKHKKEVICDETQNELIRTLLYKFRKKGVDVKLVDLTADIKITTIAAVADDTVLKDPALLTMGVGTHLDPEIAVIRALTEVAQSRATQIHGTREDTNRAVFMRKAGYERMKRINKHWFGDYKEKIDVSQMENKSTASFKDDLEISLDELIKTGIKEVLYVDITRPEIDIPVVRVIIPGLEVYAVDPERMGKRIMNRDIF; encoded by the coding sequence ATGTTCAGAGAAATCCCCGTCACATATTTTGGATGCACTCACCGGGCTGTTAATCCGGAAAAAACAATTAGCAAGGTTGAAGGGAAACTGAAATTTGCAGGAGTGACCCGAATAGCCGAGATAACTCACCTGGATCGGGTGGGAATACCAGTGTACTCCGCCATCCGGCCCGGAGCAGCAGAGGGTGCGGTGAGTATATATGCTGGTAAAGGCGCAACCAAAATACAAGCCAAGGCTTCGGCCATGATGGAGGCATTTGAGAGGTATTCTGCAGAGTTTCAGGCTTCAGACAAGGTTAATATAGTTTCAAAGGTTTATGAACCGGGTGAATGTTTGGATCCCCGTTCGCTGATCATCCCCCGGAGAATATCTGATCCTCACTCTGAAAAAATAGAATGGATACCAGCTCTGGATGCCAAAACCGACAAAAAACAGCTTATACCTGCTAATGCAGTTTATCATCCATATCAGCCACGGGATGGGGTTCATCTTTTCAAGTCCAACACCAACGGCCTGGCGTCAGGCAACGTCCTGGAGGAGGCAGTTTTTCATGGGCTGATGGAAGTGGTGGAGAGAGATGCCTGGAGCATATTTGAAGCACGTAAGAAACATAAAAAAGAAGTTATATGTGATGAAACTCAAAACGAGCTTATTAGAACCCTTCTGTATAAATTCAGGAAAAAGGGGGTGGATGTTAAGCTGGTGGACCTCACTGCCGACATAAAAATAACCACCATAGCGGCAGTGGCCGATGATACGGTACTTAAAGATCCGGCTCTTCTGACCATGGGGGTGGGCACCCACTTGGATCCGGAAATCGCGGTAATAAGGGCCTTAACCGAAGTGGCTCAGAGTCGTGCCACCCAGATACACGGGACTCGGGAAGACACCAACCGGGCTGTTTTCATGCGAAAAGCAGGATACGAGCGCATGAAACGCATTAACAAACATTGGTTTGGGGATTATAAGGAAAAAATTGACGTATCCCAGATGGAAAACAAGTCCACCGCTTCCTTTAAGGATGATCTGGAAATTTCCTTGGATGAACTTATAAAAACAGGCATTAAAGAGGTTTTATATGTTGATATCACCCGTCCAGAGATTGATATTCCAGTAGTCAGGGTTATAATACCTGGATTGGAAGTATACGCTGTGGATCCTGAACGGATGGGTAAAAGAATCATGAATAGAGATATTTTTTAG
- a CDS encoding cation diffusion facilitator family transporter, translated as MKQKLMRRALFLSYFTIIYNIAEGTLSILAGVWAGSVSLIGFGLDSAVESLSAVIMVWRFRKDDLEPDEEEGLERRALRYVGYTFLILGGYVLYESFSKLYNAEIPEPSLLGIMIALASTIVMPLLFYLKHSTGNDLGSKSLIADSKETLSCFFLSIALLTGLLLNYFWGIWQADPLIGLLISVYLLREGYEILFGEED; from the coding sequence TTGAAACAAAAATTGATGAGGCGGGCTCTTTTTCTTTCCTACTTCACCATCATATATAATATTGCCGAGGGTACCTTATCCATCCTCGCTGGAGTATGGGCTGGAAGTGTTTCATTAATTGGATTTGGCCTGGATAGCGCAGTTGAATCCCTTTCTGCAGTTATAATGGTATGGAGATTTAGGAAGGACGACCTAGAGCCAGATGAGGAGGAAGGGTTGGAAAGACGGGCCTTAAGGTATGTTGGTTATACCTTCCTCATCCTGGGCGGATACGTTTTGTACGAATCCTTTAGCAAGCTTTATAATGCAGAAATTCCTGAACCGAGCTTACTGGGAATAATGATTGCATTGGCATCCACAATTGTAATGCCCCTGCTTTTTTACCTTAAACATAGTACCGGGAACGATCTTGGAAGTAAAAGCCTGATTGCTGACTCAAAAGAAACTCTATCCTGTTTTTTTCTCTCCATAGCTCTTTTAACTGGTCTTTTATTGAACTATTTTTGGGGTATTTGGCAGGCGGACCCGCTTATTGGGCTCCTTATATCTGTCTATCTATTGAGAGAGGGCTATGAGATCTTGTTCGGTGAAGAAGATTAA
- the pth2 gene encoding peptidyl-tRNA hydrolase Pth2, protein MKQVLVIRGDLPMSRGKIAAQACHGSLGAYKRADKLKITKWEREAEKKVVLKVKNEEELYQIHELVKAAGIPHYLVRDAGHTELPPSTVTCLGIGPDEDDKIDKITQDLKLLK, encoded by the coding sequence ATGAAACAAGTTCTAGTCATAAGGGGAGATTTGCCCATGAGCAGGGGTAAAATAGCTGCCCAGGCCTGTCATGGCAGTCTTGGTGCTTATAAGAGGGCTGATAAATTAAAGATTACCAAGTGGGAAAGAGAGGCAGAAAAAAAGGTTGTTTTAAAGGTTAAAAATGAAGAAGAGCTTTACCAGATACATGAGTTGGTTAAAGCAGCTGGAATTCCCCATTACTTGGTACGGGATGCAGGCCATACCGAACTACCCCCGTCTACAGTGACCTGCCTGGGAATAGGGCCAGATGAAGATGATAAAATCGATAAAATAACCCAGGATCTCAAACTTCTCAAGTAA
- a CDS encoding delta 1-pyrroline-5-carboxylate synthetase gives MEWVVKIGGSLFPNYAINLAESLKNRKVLIICGGGDFANLIRQLDHQIHFSRSANHHAAIMCMDILGRLLSDKIKNGVAVYSLEDAKNTIKAGKTPVLLPSKLMHFLDPLEHSWRVTSDSISLYFAHLLEAKLLIATDVDGIYTRDPSQDGAQLLRNIDDRKLLNFGETSVDDSFAELLFQYPSTCYVVNGKYPERVLSIMDGESSIYTFIGGD, from the coding sequence ATGGAGTGGGTAGTTAAGATTGGGGGGAGCCTGTTCCCCAATTATGCCATAAATCTGGCAGAATCTCTTAAGAATAGAAAGGTCTTAATAATATGTGGTGGTGGAGATTTCGCTAATCTGATAAGGCAATTGGACCATCAAATTCATTTTTCGAGATCTGCCAACCACCATGCCGCCATAATGTGTATGGACATTCTAGGAAGACTTCTGTCTGATAAAATCAAGAACGGGGTAGCAGTATATTCTCTGGAAGATGCAAAAAATACCATAAAAGCAGGTAAAACTCCGGTATTGCTGCCATCAAAGCTTATGCATTTCCTGGACCCCCTGGAACACTCCTGGAGAGTTACTTCCGATTCCATCTCACTCTACTTCGCCCACCTCCTAGAGGCGAAACTATTAATAGCCACTGATGTAGATGGTATATACACGCGGGATCCATCCCAGGATGGGGCCCAGCTACTAAGGAATATTGATGATAGAAAACTACTAAATTTTGGTGAAACATCTGTAGATGATAGTTTTGCGGAGCTTTTATTCCAATACCCATCCACATGTTATGTTGTTAACGGAAAGTATCCCGAAAGGGTTCTATCCATAATGGATGGCGAGAGCTCTATATACACGTTCATTGGAGGAGATTAA
- a CDS encoding zinc finger domain-containing protein — protein sequence MDKIECTSCKQEISPVETYVKFECPECQEILFRCQKCRTFGHMYQCKCGFKGP from the coding sequence ATGGATAAAATAGAATGTACATCTTGTAAACAAGAGATATCCCCTGTAGAGACCTATGTAAAATTTGAATGTCCGGAATGTCAGGAGATTCTTTTCCGCTGCCAGAAATGCAGAACCTTTGGCCACATGTATCAGTGCAAGTGTGGATTTAAAGGACCTTAA
- a CDS encoding elongation factor 1-beta, with amino-acid sequence MGDVVATIKLMPESPDVDLAKIKTDVESSMPSGAELHKIDEEPIAFGLVALNVMVVVGDAEGGTEPVEENLAQIDGVNSVEVTDVRRLM; translated from the coding sequence ATGGGAGATGTGGTTGCAACTATAAAACTCATGCCGGAAAGTCCTGATGTGGACTTGGCAAAAATTAAAACTGATGTGGAAAGTTCCATGCCATCTGGAGCTGAATTACACAAAATTGACGAAGAACCCATTGCTTTTGGCCTGGTGGCCCTTAATGTTATGGTTGTGGTGGGAGATGCCGAGGGCGGAACAGAACCAGTGGAAGAAAATCTGGCTCAGATTGATGGTGTTAACAGCGTAGAAGTTACTGACGTCCGCCGGCTCATGTAG